Proteins from a genomic interval of Kitasatospora kifunensis:
- a CDS encoding mycoredoxin, whose protein sequence is MSGTVTMYSTSVCGYCHRLKGQLDREGIGYTEINIEHDPASASFVESVNEGNQTVPTVLVVGTSGEQTVMTNPSLRQVQAALAV, encoded by the coding sequence ATGTCTGGCACCGTGACGATGTACAGCACGAGCGTGTGCGGCTACTGCCACCGGCTGAAGGGCCAGCTAGACCGCGAGGGCATCGGCTACACCGAGATCAACATCGAGCATGACCCGGCCTCCGCGTCCTTCGTCGAGTCGGTCAACGAGGGCAACCAGACCGTCCCGACCGTCCTGGTGGTCGGCACCAGCGGTGAGCAGACCGTGATGACCAACCCCAGCCTGCGTCAGGTCCAGGCCGCGCTCGCCGTCTGA
- the nudC gene encoding NAD(+) diphosphatase yields the protein MPDTEQPLRPVLARAGVDRAAQHRLDEPWLAAAWSHPTTKVLPIAGGEAFVVDTETGTELVLLPSFEAPQTGDRYFLGTDEDGVSYFALAGETLPGRLDGDARPAGLREVGATLSDRDAGLLVHAVALEHWHRLHSFCSRCGHPTEKAGAGHLRRCTSCAAEHYPRTDPAVIMVITDEQDRCLLGRQALWPEGRWSTLAGFVEPGESIEQAVAREVLEEAGVRVGEVSYVASQPWPFPASLMLGFVGRAEPGGTAITVDGEELAEARWFSREDLRVGMESGEILPPSGISIARHLIERWYGGPVPSAAR from the coding sequence ATGCCTGACACCGAACAGCCGCTGCGGCCCGTGCTGGCCAGGGCTGGGGTGGACCGGGCGGCACAGCACCGACTGGACGAGCCGTGGCTGGCGGCCGCCTGGAGCCATCCCACCACCAAGGTGCTGCCGATCGCCGGTGGCGAAGCCTTCGTGGTGGACACCGAGACCGGTACCGAACTGGTCCTGCTGCCCTCCTTCGAGGCACCGCAGACCGGAGACCGGTACTTCCTCGGCACCGATGAGGACGGGGTCTCCTACTTCGCGCTGGCCGGCGAGACGCTGCCCGGGCGGCTGGACGGCGACGCGCGCCCGGCCGGGCTGCGCGAGGTCGGCGCCACGCTCTCGGACCGCGACGCCGGGCTGCTGGTGCACGCGGTGGCGCTGGAGCACTGGCACCGGCTGCACAGCTTCTGCTCGCGCTGCGGGCACCCGACCGAGAAGGCGGGAGCGGGCCACCTGCGCCGCTGCACCTCGTGCGCGGCCGAGCACTACCCACGGACCGACCCGGCGGTGATCATGGTGATCACCGACGAGCAGGACCGTTGCCTGCTGGGCCGTCAGGCGCTCTGGCCGGAGGGACGCTGGTCCACCCTGGCCGGTTTCGTCGAGCCGGGCGAGTCGATCGAGCAGGCGGTGGCCCGCGAGGTCCTCGAGGAGGCCGGGGTACGGGTCGGCGAGGTCAGCTACGTGGCCAGCCAGCCGTGGCCGTTCCCGGCCAGTCTGATGCTGGGCTTCGTCGGCCGGGCCGAGCCGGGCGGCACCGCGATCACGGTGGACGGCGAGGAGCTGGCCGAGGCGCGCTGGTTCTCCCGCGAGGACCTGCGGGTCGGCATGGAGTCGGGGGAGATCCTGCCGCCCTCGGGGATCTCGATCGCCCGGCACCTGATCGAGCGCTGGTACGGCGGGCCGGTGCCGAGCGCCGCCCGCTAG
- a CDS encoding ATP-dependent DNA helicase UvrD2: MQEELLIDNHGGPDGGYGGRPADPDAVLAGLDPEQRSVATALHGPVCVLAGAGTGKTRAITHRIAYGVRSGVFQPQQVLAVTFTARAAGEMRGRLRQLGADGVQARTFHAAALRQLQYFWPRAVGGEVPRLLERKVQLVAEAAGRSGLRVQRTELRDLTGEIEWAKVTQIVPDDYPVAVTKSGREAPRDPAEIARVYATYEQTKRDRNVIDFEDVLLLTAAILEDRPEIADRVRAQYRHFTVDEYQDVSPLQQRLLDQWTGGGAGASLCVVGDASQTIYSFTGATPDYLLNFRVKHPDATVVKLIRDYRSTPQVVHLANGLLAQARGAAARHRLELVSQRQAGPEPVYVEYADEPTEAESTAHRIKELLAQGVRASEIAVLFRTNGQSEVYEQALADLGLSYQLKGAERFFERPEVREAGLLLRGAARAGSDPLTADAPDLAAQVRAVLATRGFTATPPAGSGAVRERWESLAALVRLAEEFEAARQAADEPGDLAAYVAELDARAAAQHAPAVEGVTLASLHAAKGLEWDAVFLVGLTEGTLPIIYAKTDEQVEEERRLLYVGVTRAREHLSLSWALSRSPGGRASRKPSRFLDGLRPGSTASAGRGPGRGGAEGGTERSAGRRAPRGPVKCRVCGRTLTEAVERKLRRCEDCPSQMDEGLYERLREWRSQQAKEQAVPAYVVFTDATLMAIAEDAPSTTGELSLISGVGAMKLDKYGAAVLSLCAGEDPGQESAVTAEELPGEAVGDLAADDAEQARQELSGEPSEGPWDQSRNSPEK, translated from the coding sequence ATGCAGGAAGAGCTGTTGATCGACAACCACGGTGGCCCCGACGGCGGCTACGGCGGTCGCCCCGCCGACCCGGACGCCGTGCTGGCCGGGCTCGACCCGGAGCAGCGGTCCGTCGCCACCGCCCTGCACGGGCCCGTCTGCGTGCTCGCGGGCGCCGGCACCGGCAAGACCAGGGCGATCACCCACCGGATCGCCTACGGGGTGCGCAGCGGCGTCTTCCAGCCTCAGCAGGTGTTGGCCGTCACCTTCACCGCCCGCGCGGCCGGCGAGATGCGCGGCCGGCTGCGCCAGCTCGGCGCCGACGGGGTGCAGGCCAGGACCTTCCACGCCGCCGCGCTGCGACAGCTCCAGTACTTCTGGCCGCGCGCGGTCGGTGGTGAGGTGCCCCGGCTGCTGGAGCGCAAGGTGCAGCTGGTGGCCGAGGCCGCCGGGCGCAGCGGCCTGCGGGTGCAGCGCACCGAGCTGCGCGACCTGACCGGTGAGATCGAGTGGGCCAAGGTCACCCAGATCGTGCCCGACGACTATCCGGTGGCGGTGACCAAGTCCGGTCGGGAGGCGCCGCGCGACCCCGCCGAGATCGCCCGGGTCTACGCGACCTACGAGCAGACCAAGCGCGACCGCAACGTGATCGACTTCGAGGACGTGCTGCTGCTCACCGCCGCGATCCTGGAGGACCGCCCGGAGATCGCCGACCGGGTGCGTGCCCAGTACCGCCACTTCACGGTCGACGAGTACCAGGACGTCTCGCCGCTGCAGCAGCGGCTGCTCGACCAGTGGACCGGCGGCGGCGCGGGCGCCAGCCTCTGCGTGGTCGGAGATGCCAGCCAGACCATCTACTCCTTCACCGGCGCCACCCCCGACTACCTGCTGAACTTCCGCGTCAAGCACCCCGACGCCACCGTGGTGAAGCTGATCCGCGACTACCGCTCCACCCCGCAGGTGGTGCACCTGGCCAACGGCCTGCTCGCCCAGGCCCGCGGCGCGGCCGCCCGGCACCGCCTCGAGCTGGTCTCGCAGCGCCAGGCCGGCCCCGAGCCGGTCTACGTCGAGTACGCGGACGAGCCCACCGAAGCCGAGAGCACCGCGCACCGGATCAAGGAGCTGCTCGCCCAGGGCGTGCGGGCCAGCGAGATCGCGGTGCTGTTCAGGACCAACGGCCAGTCCGAGGTCTACGAACAGGCGCTGGCCGATCTCGGCCTGTCGTACCAGCTCAAGGGCGCCGAGCGGTTCTTCGAGCGGCCCGAGGTGCGTGAGGCGGGGCTGCTGCTGCGCGGGGCCGCCCGGGCCGGCAGCGATCCGCTGACCGCGGATGCGCCCGACCTCGCCGCCCAGGTCCGCGCGGTGCTGGCCACCCGCGGCTTCACCGCGACGCCACCGGCCGGCTCCGGCGCGGTGCGCGAGCGGTGGGAGTCGCTGGCCGCGCTGGTACGCCTGGCCGAGGAGTTCGAGGCGGCCCGGCAGGCGGCCGACGAGCCTGGCGACCTCGCCGCGTACGTCGCCGAGCTGGACGCGCGGGCCGCCGCCCAGCACGCCCCGGCGGTGGAGGGGGTGACGCTCGCCTCACTGCACGCCGCCAAGGGCCTGGAGTGGGACGCCGTCTTCCTGGTCGGCCTGACCGAGGGCACGCTGCCGATCATCTACGCCAAGACCGACGAGCAGGTGGAGGAGGAGCGTCGACTGCTCTACGTCGGAGTGACCAGGGCGCGCGAGCACCTCTCGCTCTCCTGGGCGCTGTCGCGCTCACCGGGCGGGCGGGCCAGCCGCAAGCCGAGCCGGTTCCTGGACGGTCTGCGGCCCGGTTCGACGGCGAGTGCGGGCCGTGGCCCGGGCCGCGGGGGCGCGGAGGGCGGCACGGAGCGCTCGGCCGGGCGGCGCGCACCACGCGGGCCGGTCAAATGCCGGGTCTGCGGGCGCACCCTGACCGAGGCGGTGGAGCGCAAGCTGCGCCGCTGCGAGGACTGCCCCTCCCAGATGGACGAGGGCCTGTACGAGCGGCTGCGGGAGTGGCGCTCCCAGCAGGCCAAGGAGCAGGCCGTGCCGGCCTACGTGGTCTTCACCGACGCGACCTTGATGGCGATCGCCGAGGACGCGCCCTCGACCACCGGCGAACTGAGCCTGATCTCGGGCGT
- a CDS encoding GntR family transcriptional regulator — MTISSGSVPSPKYQRLAADLRRRIAAGEWRGDTALPVESELEQQYGVARNTVRLAVDVLVNEGRLVRLQGKGTFLREHPVLDHWAFGCAFGPPLTASMAQAVAQPTAGSIGAGVGVGSPRTGAVGDPLSPAQLAPAQLTPAQMLPAQRNGLAAPSAVYTVEADAAGRVLTAEFEMLIVRARVDIAERLGLRPGEAVVVRRQLRLMDREPYSIEESHYRAGVAAGTALMEPDPVPGGDEAVLAALGRTEVGAVDQLVARMPGPEEAQWFQGGPGVPLLVQTRVTYDRRGPVRVIETRYSADRCRLVYGLGELTARPGG; from the coding sequence GTGACCATCTCCAGTGGAAGCGTTCCGTCCCCCAAGTACCAGCGGCTGGCCGCCGACCTGCGCCGGCGGATCGCGGCCGGAGAGTGGCGCGGCGATACCGCCCTGCCGGTGGAGTCCGAACTGGAGCAGCAGTACGGCGTGGCCCGCAACACCGTCCGCCTGGCGGTCGACGTGCTGGTCAACGAGGGACGGCTGGTGCGGCTGCAGGGCAAGGGCACCTTCCTGCGCGAGCATCCGGTGCTGGACCACTGGGCCTTCGGGTGCGCCTTCGGGCCGCCGCTGACCGCCTCGATGGCGCAGGCGGTGGCACAGCCGACGGCGGGGTCGATCGGAGCCGGGGTGGGGGTCGGCTCGCCGCGCACGGGTGCCGTCGGTGATCCGCTGTCGCCCGCGCAACTGGCGCCCGCGCAACTGACGCCCGCGCAGATGTTGCCCGCGCAGCGCAACGGCCTGGCCGCGCCCAGCGCGGTCTACACGGTGGAGGCGGACGCGGCCGGACGGGTGCTGACGGCCGAGTTCGAGATGCTGATCGTGCGGGCCCGGGTGGACATCGCCGAGCGGCTGGGGCTGCGCCCCGGCGAGGCGGTGGTGGTCCGCCGGCAGCTGCGGTTGATGGACCGCGAGCCGTACTCGATCGAGGAGAGCCACTACCGGGCCGGGGTGGCGGCCGGGACCGCCCTGATGGAGCCCGATCCGGTGCCGGGCGGGGACGAGGCGGTGCTGGCGGCGCTCGGGCGGACCGAGGTCGGGGCGGTGGACCAGCTGGTCGCCCGGATGCCGGGGCCCGAGGAGGCGCAGTGGTTCCAGGGCGGCCCCGGGGTGCCGCTGCTGGTGCAGACCCGAGTCACCTACGACCGGCGGGGCCCGGTCCGGGTGATCGAGACCCGCTACTCGGCGGACCGCTGCCGACTGGTCTACGGGCTCGGCGAGTTGACCGCCAGGCCGGGCGGTTGA